TCAGCCTGAACCTTAGCGCGGGTGCCCTGTACGACATTGAGCTGCCAAACAAGCTGGCCACTTTATGTGACCAATACGCCGTACCGCGTAAGCAGATCATTCTGGAGATCACAGAAAGCCAGCTGCTCGACAACCTTCCCCGCACACTGGAGGTGCTGCTGCGCTTCAGATTAAAAGGGTTTCCGCTGTCAATCGACGACTTTGGCACGGGGTTTTCAAGCTTTACCCAACTCAATCAAGTGCCCTTTAGCGAACTCAAAATAGACCGCAGCTTTGTCCAGAACTGTGATACAGACAGCAAGAAACAAGCGATTGTCTCTGCGACCTCCGACCTGGCAAAAAAATTGTCATTAAAAACGGTTGCCGAAGGTATAGAACACGCGGGTGAACTAAACTATTTACGCAAATGCGGCATTGATGTCGCACAGGGTTTTTTGTTCGCCAAACCCCTGGCCACCGATGCCTTGTTGAATTGGCTTGAGCACAATCTCGACAAGCCGCTGGCGGAGTGGGGAACATGAGCCAGAGCGCCATCCTGATTGATGACAACGCACTGTTTCTGAAGCTACTGAGCAGCCAACTTGCTTCTTTAGGGGTGAGCGTGTCGCTGGCAAGAGACAAACAGGAGCTACTGGCACACCTTGAGTCTAACTGGTACGACTGGGCATTTATTGATGCTCATCTGGAAGATGGCGAGTGCGGGCTTCAGCTGGCTGATGTGCTCAAAGAGCAACAACAAAACCATGAGCGCCCCTGCACTTTGGTGGGTATGTCGGGTGATGAGATCTGTGCCAGTCGTTATGCCAGTGCAGGAATAAGCCAACATTTTGTAAAACCAATCACTCTGCAACAGCTCAGAGCCCTGCTCTGTGTGTAAATGATATCGCAGCAGGTAAAGAACATGTTCCGGGAAGCCGCATACGATGACAGGAAATAGCCCCAATCACGCACAGCGTCGACCTCAGGTCATTATTATTTGCGACAATACCGACGAACTGACCGGTGTAATAGAGATTGTTGAAACGCACACGGACGCCTATCGCACCGTGTTTCACTGGGAGGAAACGGCGGAACTCATTGTAGAAACCAACCCACCTATTATTCTTATGGCAAAGAATGATGTTGCCGGTAGTATCGAAATCTACACTGAGCTATCGAAACAGGGACTGCT
The DNA window shown above is from Pseudoalteromonas viridis and carries:
- a CDS encoding response regulator, with translation MSQSAILIDDNALFLKLLSSQLASLGVSVSLARDKQELLAHLESNWYDWAFIDAHLEDGECGLQLADVLKEQQQNHERPCTLVGMSGDEICASRYASAGISQHFVKPITLQQLRALLCV